From Anopheles darlingi chromosome 2, idAnoDarlMG_H_01, whole genome shotgun sequence, the proteins below share one genomic window:
- the LOC125948229 gene encoding elongation factor-like GTPase 1, translating to MSRVDLSTLQRLQADAGHVRNICILAHVDHGKTTLADSLIASNGIISARLAGKLRYMDSRPDEQERQITMKSSSITLHYRQLGPPEQDYLINLIDSPGHVDFSSEVSTAILLCDGAIIVVDVVEGVCPQTRVCLQQAYREQLSTVLLLNKIDRLVLEKRMDPLEAYQHLVKVLEQVNAVVGNLFATDVLAKEEISATGNQTSALEDADDSVLYYSPQQGNVLFGSALDGWAFDLATFARLYQGKLEGVTDSHALLEGLWGDYFYSPRRKAIENGASEKGRKPLFVQLVLDNLWNIYGLVEARDEAKLRSISERCGVVQNPRDLRHADGRVPVRNLLSGWLPIEQSLLGAICSVVPNPTGISEAKSERLLCSRLSDFASYPQETKELKNDIMRCDPASDRLIVFVSKMFPIEQGAMAGARETLERLVKNLSLTGDGDAVAGESEIFLAFARVYSGTLRRGARVFVLGPKYDPRTMADDTDTAANPHLVEVEIDSLFVLMGRQLEPVESVPAGNIVGIGGLQNVVLKTATLSSTRFCPPFVDLPLIATPILRVAVEPRDIQNMPRLVRGLKLLNQADACVEVRVQESGEHVLLTLGEVHLERCIKDLQETYARIELNVSKPIVPFKETIVPFVPTSEENPEEEIAKDREKDKTVTLQTPNRQCTMKLVAIPLPAEVVQLLIENEHVLKAYFQHQDTKQSDCPQALLDSIGELRTKLKQLLPETVPFYRIWSFGPKKCGTNLLVNRTDFVHSSVWHDVADPLNEEDQKDPRVPYESGFLNGFQMASLAGPLCDEPMQGVCFIVERWELDMSVGVDVATVASHGPLSGQIMSAVKEGCKKAFQNQPQRLVHPMYSCNITVNSDVLGKLYAVIGRRHGRIQSADLIEGSGQFDVTAVIPVIESFNFATEIRKQTSGLAMPQLVFSHWETVDIDPHWVPSTEEEYLQYGEKADFTNIARVYMDSIRERKGLPVEKKLVEFAEKQRTLSKNK from the exons ATGTCGCGTGTAGATCTTTCCACGCTCCAGCGACTGCAGGCGGATGCTGGCCACGTGCGTAATATCTGCATCCTGGCACACGTGGACCATGGCAAGACGACACTGGCGGACAGTTTGATCGCCAGCAACGGGATCATTTCGGCCCGGTTGGCCGGGAAACTGCGCTACATGGACAGCCGACCCGATGAACAGGAACGCCAGATTACGATGAAGAGTAGCAGCATTACATTGCACTACCGGCAGCTGGGACCACCGGAGCAGGACTACCTGATTAATCTGATCGATTCGCCCGGGCATGTCGATTTCAGCAGCGAAGTCTCGACCGCCATACTGCTCTGCGACGGTGCGATCATCGTGGTGGACGTGGTGGAAGGCGTGTGTCCACAGACACGCGTTTGTCTCCAGCAAGCATACCGGGAACAGCTctcaacggtgctgctgctaaacaagatcgatcgtttggtgCTGGAGAAGCGCATGGATCCCCTCGAAGCGTACCAGCATTTAGTGAAAGTGCTAGAACAGGTGAATGCGGTTGTAGGCAATCTGTTCGCAACGGATGTACTGGCAAAGGAGGAGATCAGCGCCACTGGTAATCAAACTTCCGCACTGGAAGATGCCGACGATTCCGTCCTGTACTATAGCCCACAGCAGGGCAACGTGTTGTTCGGTTCTGCACTCGACGGATGGGCATTCGATTTGGCCACGTTTGCACGTCTATACCAAGGGAAACTGGAGGGTGTTACCGATTCCCACGCCCTCCTCGAAGGTCTATGGGGCGATTACTTCTACAGCCCTCGACGGAAAGCGATAGAGAATGGTGCCTCGGAGAAAGGTCGAAAACCTTTGTTCGTGCAGCTCGTGCTGGACAATCTTTGGAACATATACGGGCTTGTGGAAGCCCGTGATGAAGCCAAGTTGCGGTCGATCTCGGAGCGTTGTGGTGTGGTACAGAATCCACGTGACCTACGGCATGCAGATGGCCGTGTTCCTGTAAGGAATCTACTGTCCGGATGGCTGCCCATCGAACAATCTTTGCTCGGAGCAATATGCAGTGTCGTGCCAAACCCAACAGGCATTAGTGAGGCAAAGTCGGAAAGGTTACTTTGCTCGCGATTGTCCGATTTTGCCTCGTATCCACAGGAGACAAAGGAGCTGAAGAATGACATTATGCGGTGCGATCCCGCCAGTGACCGGTTGATCGTTTTCGTATCGAAAATGTTCCCTATCGAACAGGGTGCAATGGCAGGAGCGAGGGAAACGCTCGAACGATTGGTGAAGAACCTCTCCTTGACTGGCGACGGTGATGCAGTGGCGGGTGAAAGTGAGATCTTCTTGGCCTTCGCACGAGTCTACAGTGGGACGCTTCGCAGAGgagcgcgtgtgtttgtactAGGTCCAAAGTATGATCCTCGAACGATGGCAGATGATACGGACACGGCTGCAAATCCTCACCTGGTGGAGGTTGAGATCGACAGTTTGTTCGTACTGATGGGTCGTCAGCTAGAGCCTGTAGAGAGTGTGCCTGCCGGTAATATCGTCGGGATAGGCGGGCTGCAGAATGTGGTACTTAAGACGGCAACACTCAGCAGCACACGGTTCTGTCCTCCCTTCGTTGATCTGCCGCTGATCGCGACACCGATACTTCGAGTGGCGGTTGAACCGCGCGATATTCAAAATATGCCCCGATTGGTGCGTGGATTGAAGTTGCTGAATCAAGCGGATGCCTGCGTTGAGGTGCGTGTCCAGGAAAGTGGCGAACACGTGCTATTGACGCTCGGCGAAGTGCATCTCGAGCGATGCATTAAGGATCTACAGGAAACGTACGCGCGCATCGAGCTGAATGTCTCGAAACCGATCGTACCATTCAAGGAGACGATCGTTCCCTTTGTGCCAACTTCGGAGGAGAATCCGGAGGAAGAAATTGCAAAAGACCGCGAGAAAGACAAAACGGTAACACTACAAACGCCTAATCGACAGTGTACGATGAAGCTGGTAGCGATTCCATTGCCGGCGGAAGTCGTGCAGCTGCTGATCGAGAATGAACATGTGCTAAAGGCGTACTTCCAGCATCAGGACACGAAACAATCAGACTGTCCCCAAGCAttgctcgattcgatcggaGAGTTGCGAACGAAACTTAAGCAACTACTCCCGGAGACCGTTCCATTCTATCGCATTTGGTCGTTCGGACCTAAAAAGTGTGGCACAAATTTGCTCGTTAATCGAACGGATTTTGTACATTCGTCAGTGTGGCACGACGTGGCGGATCCATTAAACGAAGAGGACCAGAAGGATCCTAGGGTGCCTTATGAATCGGGGTTCTTGAATGGTTTTCAAATGGCAAGCCTTGCCGGACCGCTTTGTGATGAACCGATGCAGGGTGTATGCTTTATTGTGGAACGTTGGGAGTTAGATATGAGCGTTGGCGTCGATGTGGCTACTGTTGCATCCCATGGACCACTTTCTG GTCAAATCATGTCCGCTGTTAAGGAAGGATGTAAGAAAGCGTTCCAGAATCAACCACAACGACTGGTACACCCCATGTACAGCTGCAATATTACCGTGAACTCAGATGTGCTTG GTAAGCTGTATGCCGTGATCGGAAGGAGGCATGGCCGGATCCAGTCGGCTGATTTGATTGAGGGCAGTGGCCAGTTTGACGTGACGGCCGTCATACCGGTGATCGAGTCGTTTAATTTCGCCACCGAGATACGCAAACAAACGTCGGGCCTTGCGATGCCCCAGCTTGTGTTCAGCCACTGGGAAACGGTCGATATCGATCCGCACTGGGTACCATCGACCGAGGAGGAGTATCTGCAGTACGGCGAGAAGGCTGACTTCACCAACATCGCCCGAGTGTACATGGATTCGATACGCGAGCGCAAGGGACTACCGGTGGAGAAGAAGCTGGTCGAGTTTGCCGAAAAGCAGCGAACACTCTCCAAGAATAAGTAA
- the LOC125948230 gene encoding pre-rRNA 2'-O-ribose RNA methyltransferase FTSJ3 yields MGKKGKVGKDRKDKFYKLAKESGYRSRAAFKLIQLNRRFAFLQQSQVCIDLCAAPGGWMQVAKQNMPVSSIVIGVDLYPIKNVPGCISLVGDITSDKTKSDLAKELKTWKADVVLNDGAPNVGKNWLHDAYQQVCLTLSAVKLATQFLRPGGWFITKVFRSKDYNALIWVLKQLFKKVHATKPSASRKESAEIFVVCQHYRAPDKIDPRFLDSKYVFEELDIEPKDGAGLNILKELERKVAKKPKVEGYDSTDVRKIVTAREFLQQEKPLPVLSRVTEIRFTEADADIANHPRTTAELKECCKDIKILGRKDMKELLRWHKLLHPEFASPKEEDASGKDAKGKDGKKQKNQKDKKEGDGSDEEGDDEEEEDEDTVELRQLDKELANLKEDQTRESKRMRKKANKERAKLNERLSLKMVIKGDEGPTEQSSDVTFKLSDVASKQELERMLDQPPDLPSDGDVSDEEKVRRKAKYVRYNRETKGDLYEDDELMGQGSASESEPDSDFDKKGLALNSDDEGELSFEEDEDRVDPSDDEDRNPLITDLDNRSKTDKQLQRAKMWYEQEAFQKHNLDENDQELDYDVDQLIAAYKKSGVKVLGDDKDAGGEQLPLGKKARRRARHDVSNGHVSSDDSSSDDETGEDAGAEDALANGKPHHKTVEKVAGADGGFEIVSAEATRKPKKIKLNEQELALGQMLVSGKKMRRDIIDAAWNRYMFNDSHLPSWFVEDEMKTMRRDLPVPEDAVDRYRKTKDEFNVRTIKKVMEAKARKKRHATKRLEKIKKKAESIMENVDNTNQEKIRLLKKLYKKADAKKKEVTYVVAKKSGTSGKKVRRPKGVEGRFKVVDPRMKKDRRSEMAKEKRTKKFGGGKGKGKGGKAAAGGRKAKVGKGKK; encoded by the exons ATgggcaaaaagggaaaagttgGAAAGGATCGGAAGGATAAGTTCTACAAACTAGCCAAAGAGTCGGGCTACCGATCGCGTGCGGCTTTCAAGTTGATCCAGCTGAACCGGCGCTTCGCCTTTCTGCAGCAATCGCAAGTATGCATCGATCTGTGTGCAGCACCCGGCGGTTGGATGCAGGTGGCCAAACAGAACATGCCCGTGTCGAGTATCGTGATTGGCGTCGATCTGTACCCGATCAAAAACGTACCCGGCTGTATCAGCTTGGTGGGCGACATCACGAGCGATAAAACCAAATCCGACTTGGCAAAAGAACTGAAAACGTGGAAAGCGGACGTCGTGCTAAACGATGGTGCACCGAATGTCGGTAAAAACTGGTTGCACGATGCCTACCAGCAGGTCTGTCTCACGCTCAGTGCCGTCAAGCTGGCGACGCAGTTCCTCCGTCCTGGCGGTTGGTTTATCACGAAAGTGTTCCGCTCGAAGGATTACAACGCCCTGATCTGGGTGTTGAAGCAGCTGTTCAAGAAGGTGCACGCCACGAAACCATCGGCCTCGCGTAAGGAGTCGGCGGAAATCTTCGTCGTCTGTCAGCACTACCGGGCACCGGATAAGATCGATCCCCGGTTCCTCGACTCGAAGTACGTGTTCGAAGAGCTCGACATCGAACCCAAGGATGGGGCGGGACTGAACATTCTGAAAGAGCTCGAACGGAAGGTGGCCAAGAAGCCGAAGGTGGAAGGATACGATAGTACGGATGTGCGAAAGATTGTCACGGCACGGGAGTTCCTGCAGCAGGAGAAACCACTTCCCGTGCTGAGCCGTGTGACGGAGATTCGCTTCACCGAGGCCGATGCGGATATTGCGAACCATCCGCGAACGACGGCCGAGTTGAAGGAGTGCTGCAAGGATATCAAAATCCTTGGCCGGAAGGATATGAAGGAGCTACTGCGGTGGCACAAGCTGCTCCATCCCGAGTTCGCCAGCCCAAAGGAGGAGGACGCATCAGGAAAGGATGCAAAGggaaaggatggaaaaaagcagaagaaccAAAAGgacaagaaggaaggagaCGGTAGCGACGAGGAGggagatgatgaagaggaggaagatgaggataCGGTGGAGCTGCGACAGCTGGACAAAGAGCTAGCCAACTTGAAGGAGGATCAAACACGCGAATCGAAACGCATGCGTAAGAAGGCCAACAAGGAGCGAGCGAAGCTGAACGAACGGCTTAGCCTGAAGATGGTGATCAAGGGCGATGAGGGACCGACCGAGCAGTCCTCTGACGTGACGTTCAAACTGAGCGACGTGGCTTCGAAGCAGGAGCTGGAGCGCATGCTGGACCAACCGCCCGATCTACCCTCGGATGGTGACGTTTCAGATGAAGAGAAGGTACGCCGGAAGGCTAAGTACGTGCGGTACAATCGGGAAACGAAGGGCGATCTGTACGAGGACGATGAGCTGATGGGACAGGGAAGTGCTAGCGAATCAGAACCGGATTCGGATTTCGACAAGAAAGGACTAGCGCTCAACTCGGACGATGAGGGCGAACTGAGCTtcgaggaagatgaagatcgCGTCGATCCATCGGACGATGAAGACCGCAATCCCCTGATAACCGATCTGGATAATCGTAGCAAAACGGACAAACAGTTGCAGCGGGCCAAGATGTGGTACGAACAGGAAGCGTTCCAAAAGCACAACCTGGATGAAAACGATCAGGAGCTAGACTACGATGTGGATCAGCTGATCGCTGCGTATAAGAAATCGGGCGTGAAGGTGCTTGGTGATGATAAGGATGCGGGAGGAGAGCAGCTACCACTGGGCAAGAAGGCAAGACGTCGTGCCCGGCACGATGTCTCTAATGGACACGTTTCCAGCGACGACAGCTCATCCGATGACGAGACAGGGGAGGATGCTGGGGCCGAAGATGCCTTGGCCAATGGAAAGCcacaccacaaaacggtggaaaaggTGGCGGGTGCGGATGGTGGATTCGAGATTGTTTCGGCTGAAGCGACccgaaaaccgaagaaaatCAAACTCAACGAACAAGAGCTGGCACTGGGACAGATGTTGGTGAGCGGAAAGAAGATGCGACGCGATATCATCGATGCGGCCTGGAATCGGTACATGTTCAACGATAGTCACCTGCCGTCCTGGTTCGTGGAGGACGAAATGAAGACGATGCGCCGGGACCTGCCGGTACCGGAAGATGCGGTCGATCGGTACCGCAAGACGAAGGACGAGTTTAACGTACGCACGATCAAGAAGGTGATGGAAGCGAAGGCACGCAAGAAGCGGCACGCGACGAAGCGGTTGGAAAAGATCAAGAAGAAGGCCGAATCGATTATGGAGAATGTCGATAACACGAATCAGGAAAAGATTCGTCTTTTGAAAAA ATTGTACAAAAAGGCcgatgcgaagaagaaggaagttaCGTACGTGGTGGCGAAGAAGTCCGGTACTAGTGGTAAGAAGGTGCGCCGTCCGAAGGGTGTCGAGGGCCGTTTCAAGGTAGTGGATCCGCGTATGAAGAAGGATCGACGTTCGGAGATGGCCAAGGAGAAGCGTACGAAAAAGTTTGGCGGTGGCAAGGGTAAAGGTAAAGGTGGCaaagctgctgccggtgggcGTAAAGCGAAGGTAGGAAAAGGCAAGAAgtag
- the LOC125948241 gene encoding uncharacterized protein LOC125948241, translating to MLSDGTLPKNFALAWNVSVFQKMFNKQQQLPRDAALSIPFLLILCLAGSALALECKVCQSTGDYRKCVQSAPILCSESLVNTTHLYLTSSNPSLRYSTYSGVPPVQFQCFQVNYTFGGLWSYHMGCTYTTTKICEGWHVPNKCRTQSAPVPRIADYNPHGSPDVLFPHKTETHIVHHHGVAPSVVVVTRNGKSNASSHGLHFGSLAAVVLVSWILRTMIH from the exons ATGTTGAGCGACGGAACGCTCCCGAAAAACTTTGCATTGGCGTGGaatgtttcagtttttcaaaagatgttcaacaaacaacaacaacttccgCGTGACGCAGCGTTGTCTATTCCGTTTCTACTCATCCTTTGCCTCGCTGGCAGTG CACTAGCGCTAGAGTGCAAGGTGTGCCAATCGACGGGAGACTATCGGAAATGTGTTCAAAGCGCACCGATACTGTGTTCGGAATCACTGGTCAATACTACGCATCTATACCTGACCTCCAGCAATCCAAGTCTGCGCTATTCCACCTACAGTGGCGTACCTCCGGTACAGTTCCAGTGTTTCCAGGTGAACTACACGTTTGGCGGACTGTGGAGCTACCATATGGGGTGTACCTACACAACGACAAAGATATGTGAGGGTTGGCATGTTCCGAACAAGTGCCGAACGCAGAGCGCACCAGTGCCAAGGATTGCTGACTACAACCCGCATGGTTCTCCGGATGTGCTGTTTCCTCACAAGACCGAAACGCACATCGTGCACCATCATGGTGTGGCCCCGTCCGTCGTGGTGGTAACACGGAATGGCAAATCAAACGCTTCAAGCCATGGATTGCATTTCGGTTCCTTAGCTGCAGTGGTGTTAGTCTCTTGGATACTAAGAACTATGATCCACTAA